In Oncorhynchus mykiss isolate Arlee chromosome 1, USDA_OmykA_1.1, whole genome shotgun sequence, the following proteins share a genomic window:
- the cyp17a1 gene encoding steroid 17-alpha-hydroxylase/17,20 lyase yields the protein MAWFLCMCVFSVVGLGLLLLQVKLRRSLETRGGPPSLPVFPLIGSLLSLRSNQAPHVLFQKLQQKYGHTYSLMMGPHTVILVNHHQHAKEVLLKKGKIFAGRPRTVTTDLLTRDGKDIAFADYGATWRFHRKTVHGALCMFGEGSASIEKIICREALSLCDTLRESGSASLDLSPELTRAVTNVVCSLCFSSSYCRGDPEFEAMLQFSQGIVDTVAKDSLVDIFPWLQVFPNADLRLLKQCVSIRDKLLQKKYEEHKSDYSDHEQRDLLDALLRAKRSAENNNTAEITMETVGLSEDHLLMTVGDIFGAGVETTSTVLKWAIAYLIHHPQVQQRIQEELDSVVGGDRTPQLSDRGSLPYLEATIREVLRIRPVAPLLIPHVAQTDTSIGKFTVRKGARIIINLWSLHHDEKEWKNPEMFDPGRFLNEEGTGLCIPSPSYLPFGAGVRVCLGEALAKMEIFLFLSWILQRLTMTVSPGQPLPSLEGKFGVVLQPVKYKVNATPRAGWEKSHLQTS from the exons ATGGCGTGGtttttgtgcatgtgtgtattcTCTGTGGTCGGGCTGGGTCTACTGCTCTTGCAGGTGAAACTTCGAAGGTCCCTGGAGACCAGAGGGGGCCCTCCGAGCCTGCCCGTGTTCCCACTCATCGGGAGCCTGTTGAGCCTGCGAAGCAATCAGGCACCGCATGTCCTCTTCCAGAAGCTGCAGCAGAAGTATGGACATACCTATTCTCTAATGATGGGCCCACACACAGTCATCCTTGTCAACCACCACCAGCACGCCAAAGAGGTCCTCCTTAAAAAGGGGAAAATCTTTGCAGGAAGACCCAGAACA GTAACCACAGACCTGTTGACGAGGGACGGTAAAGATATTGCCTTTGCAGACTACGGTGCCACTTGGAGATTTCATCGTAAAACAGTGCATGGAGCCTTGTGTATGTTTGGTGAGGGCTCTGCCTCCATCGAGAAGATTA tctgtaGGGAAGCTCTCTCCCTGTGTGACACTCTGCGAGAGTCAGGAAGTGCATCGTTGGACTTGTCCCCAGAGCTGACAAGAGCTGTCACCAACGTGGTCTGCTCTCTCTGCTTCAGCTCCTCCTATTGCCGCGGCGACCCCGAGTTTGAGGCCATGCTGCAGTTCAGCCAGGGCATCGTGGATACGGTCGCTAAGGACAGTCTGGTGGACATCTTCCCATGGCTACAG GTCTTCCCCAACGCAGACCTGCGTCTCCTAAAGCAGTGTGTGTCAATCAGAGACAAGCTGCTTCAGAAAAAATACGAGGAACACAAG TCGGACTACAGCGATCATGAACAGAGAGACCTGCTGGACGCCCTGCTAAGGGCCAAACGCAGTGCTGAGAACAACAACACTGCCGAGATCACCATGGAGACCGTGGGCCTTAGTGAAGACCACCTGCTCATGACCGTGGGTGACATATTTGGAGCCGGAGTGGAAACCACGTCAACAGTCCTAAAATGGGCAATTGCCTACCTCATCCACCATCCACAGGTACAACAGCGAATTCAGGAGGAACTGGACAGTGTGGTGGGGGGAGACAGAACCCCCCAGCTCAGTGACAGGGGGAGCCTGCCCTACCTGGAGGCCACCATTAGAGAGGTGCTACGCATCCGGCCTGTTGCCCCTCTACTCATCCCCCATGTAGCCCAAACAgacaccag TATTGGCAAGTTCACTGTTAGGAAAGGTGCTCGCATCATCATCAACTTGTGGTCCCTGCATCACGATGAGAAGGAGTGGAAGAACCCAGAGATGTTTGACCCTG GTCGCTTCCTGAACGAGGAGGGGACAGGTCTGTGCATCCCCTCGCCCAGCTACTTGCCGTTTGGGGCAGGGGTGAGAGTGTGTCTGGGAGAGGCGCTGGCTAAGATGGagatcttcctcttcctctcctggaTCCTTCAGCGTTTAACTATGACCGTGTCCCCGGGCCAGCCACTGCCCAGCCTGGAAGGAAAGTTTGGGGTAGTCCTCCAGCCGGTCAAATACAAGGTCAATGCCACACCAAGAGCAGGCTGGGAGAAGAGCCATCTCCAGACCtcttag
- the borcs7 gene encoding BLOC-1-related complex subunit 7: MASVESQPRFGQSVKGLLSDKVGSCSGDVIALTRQVLKGSRSQELLGQAARNMVIQEDAILHSEDSLRKMSIITTHLQYQQEAIQKNVEHSKNLQDQLRHLLK, translated from the exons ATGGCTTCCGTGGAGTCGCAACCACGGTTTGGTCAATCTGTCAAAGGATTGTTGTCTGATAAAGTGGGCTCCTGCAGCGGGGATGTGATCGCCCTGACTCGCCAGGTGCTAAAGGGATCACGGAGTCAAGAG CTTCTGGGACAGGCTGCGAGAAACATGGTCATTCAGGAGGACGCCATTCTGCACTCAGAGGAT AGTTTGAGAAAAATGTCCATCATCACCACCCATTTGCAATATCA ACAAGAGGCCATCCAGAAGAA TGTGGAACACTCCAAAAACCTTCAGGATCAACTGAGGCATTTACTGAAATGA